The Paucidesulfovibrio gracilis DSM 16080 genome contains a region encoding:
- a CDS encoding glycine zipper domain-containing protein, translated as MTTLAKIRQRCFFGLMLTGGCAGAVEQHWAHQGMGFNFFSGLILVGTTGFLGSFLGFFMKNTLRVIRGRSAYMGQSNDGVIIGALVGAVLGIILQAIAGDDLHTAVGACLGAGFGGFIGAFPDEMVPDMLRLLYKSEPESQFLEPLAPESMEP; from the coding sequence GTGACCACTCTCGCGAAAATTCGGCAACGATGCTTTTTTGGATTGATGCTTACCGGAGGATGCGCCGGAGCTGTTGAGCAACACTGGGCGCATCAGGGAATGGGCTTCAACTTCTTCAGCGGTCTGATTCTGGTTGGGACAACGGGATTTCTTGGCAGTTTTTTAGGCTTTTTTATGAAAAACACCCTGCGAGTGATCCGCGGCCGAAGCGCCTACATGGGCCAGAGCAACGACGGCGTAATCATCGGCGCCTTGGTGGGAGCGGTGTTGGGCATCATTCTTCAGGCCATTGCCGGTGATGACCTGCACACCGCTGTAGGCGCATGCCTGGGGGCGGGCTTTGGCGGATTCATCGGAGCCTTTCCGGATGAGATGGTGCCGGACATGCTCCGACTGCTGTATAAGTCTGAACCGGAATCCCAATTTCTTGAGCCATTGGCTCCCGAATCCATGGAACCATAA
- a CDS encoding protein tolB — MKRRNGIGKGMICVLALGVWILAGMMPVASASAQSPGVSVDIFGPGQGQLNLVVLSPRGLDGGTPPDLAAVFEEAVQQNLNFLPFVQMVAVDSLLGGDPSTGVRIEEIDLKPLRLAKVDLVVTMGWEDNNLQARVYDTLNGRRLVGKAYPELDRPKTPLAADAFCAAFMKALTGRNGFFNSDLAYVGKVSEGREIFVVSPQGRERRQLTKLGGINLSPAWDNNGDRIVFTHVGEKSHSLGIVDRATGKTRMRSFPGYTVIGPDFLPNGDMAVTLSIKGRPDIYRLNRAFQVQETLAASHSIDVSPSFDQKGIRMAFVSDRRGNPHIFLKEMLTGQVRRVTHDGKYNTSPCMSPDGRYVAFSRQVEGRHRIFVHDLMTGQERQITFGPGNDEEPAFGPDGYFIAFSSSRSGTYQIYLTTRHADQPKLVPTGSGEATAPAWDTSRIQY; from the coding sequence ATGAAGCGACGTAACGGCATTGGCAAGGGAATGATTTGCGTGTTGGCCTTGGGCGTTTGGATTCTGGCCGGGATGATGCCTGTGGCTTCAGCTTCGGCCCAGTCGCCCGGTGTGAGCGTCGATATTTTCGGTCCAGGACAGGGGCAGCTCAATTTGGTGGTCTTGTCGCCTCGTGGTCTTGACGGAGGAACCCCTCCCGATCTGGCTGCTGTTTTCGAAGAAGCGGTTCAGCAAAATTTGAATTTTCTGCCGTTTGTGCAGATGGTGGCGGTTGACAGCCTGTTGGGGGGAGATCCGTCCACGGGAGTTCGAATTGAAGAGATTGATCTCAAGCCGTTGCGGTTGGCCAAGGTGGACCTTGTGGTCACCATGGGCTGGGAGGACAATAATCTTCAGGCCCGTGTGTACGATACGCTGAATGGTCGCCGTTTGGTGGGGAAGGCCTATCCCGAATTGGACCGACCAAAGACGCCGTTGGCCGCGGATGCGTTTTGTGCGGCATTTATGAAGGCACTCACGGGGCGGAACGGCTTTTTCAATTCCGACCTTGCCTATGTGGGAAAGGTTTCCGAAGGGCGTGAAATTTTTGTCGTCAGCCCGCAAGGTCGGGAGCGGCGGCAGCTGACCAAGCTGGGGGGGATCAACTTAAGTCCTGCCTGGGACAATAACGGTGATCGCATCGTTTTTACCCATGTGGGGGAAAAGTCCCATAGTTTGGGCATTGTGGACCGGGCGACCGGCAAGACCAGGATGCGATCCTTCCCGGGCTATACGGTTATTGGTCCTGACTTTTTGCCGAACGGGGATATGGCTGTGACCCTTTCCATCAAAGGGCGACCTGACATTTATCGCTTGAACCGGGCCTTTCAGGTGCAGGAAACACTTGCGGCCAGCCATTCCATTGATGTGTCTCCGAGTTTTGATCAGAAAGGTATCCGTATGGCCTTTGTGTCCGACCGTCGTGGCAATCCTCATATTTTTCTTAAGGAGATGCTTACGGGGCAGGTACGTCGTGTTACGCATGACGGAAAGTACAACACCAGTCCCTGCATGAGTCCGGACGGCCGCTATGTGGCATTTTCCCGTCAGGTGGAGGGGCGGCATAGGATTTTCGTGCACGATCTGATGACTGGCCAGGAGCGTCAGATAACATTCGGTCCCGGAAACGATGAGGAGCCGGCTTTTGGTCCGGATGGATATTTTATTGCCTTTTCTTCCAGTCGGAGCGGGACGTATCAGATTTATTTAACGACTCGGCATGCCGATCAGCCCAAATTGGTTCCTACCGGGTCCGGGGAGGCCACGGCCCCGGCTTGGGATACCTCTCGTATACAGTACTAG
- a CDS encoding energy transducer TonB yields MRTIGIAFSLILHFGIAALILWGPQWSSVPRNRLRPSYRVNLTALASPEPAAAPSVVSKPDEPEPQAEEPVSEVPEPESVEPEPTPPEQEVAESEPVAIESEPEVVEPEPIPETPAATEKPKEPKPEPKPEPKPEPKPEPKPEPKPEPKPEPKPKPKPKPELTPAQKRAKAEKARKQREQQALADELAALSQDVGDIYDVGGAGTDGGGSGLAEVYLDLVAQAIKKNWSYPAYGADERLLASVEVTIAPDGTIASYRLVRPSGMESYDDSVLRAVADTEKVPAPQRDDLRVIVINFNPMER; encoded by the coding sequence ATGCGTACAATCGGCATTGCGTTTTCCTTGATTCTGCATTTTGGTATTGCAGCCCTCATCCTTTGGGGACCGCAATGGTCCAGTGTGCCGCGCAATAGACTGCGTCCTTCGTATCGGGTCAATTTAACGGCTTTGGCCTCTCCGGAGCCTGCGGCGGCACCTTCCGTGGTCTCCAAGCCGGATGAACCCGAACCCCAGGCTGAAGAGCCGGTCAGTGAGGTTCCGGAGCCTGAAAGTGTGGAACCGGAACCTACACCACCGGAGCAGGAAGTTGCTGAGTCGGAACCGGTCGCGATCGAGTCTGAGCCGGAAGTGGTGGAACCCGAACCGATTCCAGAAACACCTGCTGCCACGGAAAAACCAAAGGAACCCAAACCCGAACCAAAGCCTGAACCCAAGCCTGAGCCGAAGCCCGAACCCAAACCTGAGCCAAAACCGGAGCCGAAACCTGAGCCAAAGCCGAAACCCAAGCCCAAACCGGAGTTGACTCCGGCACAAAAACGGGCCAAGGCGGAAAAAGCACGCAAGCAACGGGAGCAGCAGGCTCTTGCCGATGAGTTGGCGGCGTTGTCTCAGGATGTGGGCGACATTTATGATGTGGGCGGAGCGGGAACGGACGGTGGCGGGTCCGGGCTTGCTGAGGTATATCTTGACCTGGTGGCGCAGGCAATTAAGAAGAACTGGTCGTATCCCGCGTACGGAGCGGATGAGCGTTTGCTCGCTTCGGTGGAAGTGACCATTGCCCCGGACGGAACCATTGCCTCATATCGGCTTGTTCGTCCTTCGGGAATGGAAAGCTATGACGATTCGGTGTTGCGTGCCGTGGCGGATACGGAAAAGGTTCCTGCTCCTCAGCGCGATGATTTGCGGGTCATCGTCATCAATTTCAACCCAATGGAACGGTAG
- a CDS encoding bifunctional nuclease family protein, with protein MVEMQVFGLAMDEQNKAPILILKDVAEEKVLPIWIGAMEAMSISLALNNVDFPRPMTHDLLLNVLTELGVGVESVEIVRMEEGTFYAELVLGERERRVDCRPSDAIALAVRVEAPVFVAEEVLEQAGIQSGESRYAVFETEEAQQWTEELENISEDDFKYKM; from the coding sequence ATGGTAGAAATGCAGGTTTTCGGCTTGGCCATGGATGAGCAGAACAAAGCGCCCATCCTGATCCTCAAGGATGTGGCGGAGGAAAAGGTTCTGCCTATTTGGATAGGGGCCATGGAGGCCATGTCCATTTCCCTTGCCCTCAATAATGTGGATTTCCCCCGGCCCATGACGCATGATCTTTTACTGAACGTGCTTACGGAGTTGGGTGTCGGCGTTGAATCCGTTGAGATTGTTCGTATGGAGGAGGGCACGTTTTATGCCGAGCTGGTCCTGGGGGAGCGGGAGCGCCGGGTCGATTGCCGACCTTCGGATGCCATAGCCCTTGCCGTTCGTGTCGAGGCGCCGGTGTTTGTGGCCGAGGAGGTCTTGGAACAAGCGGGCATTCAGTCCGGAGAGAGCCGGTATGCCGTGTTCGAGACCGAAGAGGCGCAGCAGTGGACCGAGGAATTGGAAAATATTTCGGAAGACGATTTTAAATACAAGATGTAA
- the miaB gene encoding tRNA (N6-isopentenyl adenosine(37)-C2)-methylthiotransferase MiaB has protein sequence MRFHIVTFGCQMNVHDSDWLSRALLARGWTPASEQEADLVVLNTCSVREKPEQKVHSALGRLGTAFRNRPRSFAAVGGCVAQQLGTELLRKYPFVRLVFGSDGIAEAPNALERLAQEPGTQLALLDFLKKYPEREAAWDGPASSYQDGPGPAQCFVNIMQGCDNFCAYCIVPYTRGRQKSRHPDAVLAECRRQLERGVREITLLGQNVNSYGQDPGGAGMNFAELLHKVAALPGLERLRFTTSHPKDIAPEVVRAFGELSNLCPHLHLPLQSGSDAVLRRMGRKYDTERYLGIVESLRQARPDIALGTDLIVGFPGETEEDFLATLEIMREVRFESSFSFKYSDRPGVAAVNMTPKVTPEVASDRLARLQELQNVITSEALESRVGTRCDVLLDGPSKVQSGDGMHWRGRDPAGRVVNVPLSTDWNEKSLAGKMLPVRVVEAKKHSLRGEYLGEPW, from the coding sequence ATGCGGTTTCATATCGTTACGTTTGGTTGCCAGATGAATGTTCACGATTCGGACTGGTTGTCCCGGGCATTGTTGGCTCGTGGTTGGACTCCCGCGTCCGAACAAGAGGCTGATCTTGTTGTGCTGAATACATGCAGCGTTCGGGAAAAGCCGGAACAAAAAGTGCACAGTGCGCTGGGCAGATTGGGAACTGCGTTTCGCAATCGGCCCCGGTCCTTTGCGGCTGTGGGGGGGTGCGTAGCGCAGCAGCTCGGGACGGAGTTGCTGCGAAAATATCCCTTTGTTCGTCTGGTGTTCGGTTCGGATGGTATTGCCGAAGCGCCTAACGCCTTGGAACGACTTGCTCAAGAACCTGGAACACAATTGGCACTGCTTGATTTTCTCAAAAAATATCCGGAGCGTGAAGCCGCCTGGGATGGTCCGGCTTCCTCCTATCAGGATGGCCCTGGTCCGGCGCAGTGTTTTGTGAACATTATGCAGGGATGCGACAATTTTTGCGCGTATTGTATTGTGCCCTACACACGTGGTCGGCAGAAGTCGCGGCATCCTGATGCTGTGCTTGCGGAGTGCCGGCGGCAGCTGGAGCGTGGTGTCCGTGAAATAACCCTGCTTGGGCAAAACGTGAACAGTTACGGGCAGGATCCCGGCGGCGCAGGTATGAATTTTGCTGAATTGTTGCATAAAGTGGCTGCCCTTCCCGGGCTGGAGCGGTTACGTTTCACTACTTCGCATCCTAAGGACATTGCTCCGGAGGTGGTTCGCGCCTTCGGTGAACTGTCCAACCTTTGTCCTCATCTGCATTTGCCCTTGCAGTCCGGATCGGATGCGGTGCTGCGGAGAATGGGGCGGAAGTATGACACGGAACGATACCTCGGGATTGTGGAGTCGCTGCGTCAAGCTCGGCCGGATATTGCCCTGGGAACCGACCTGATTGTCGGGTTTCCCGGGGAGACCGAGGAGGATTTTCTGGCCACGCTGGAGATCATGCGCGAGGTCCGGTTTGAAAGCAGTTTTTCGTTTAAATATTCGGACCGGCCCGGTGTGGCAGCGGTGAACATGACGCCCAAGGTGACGCCGGAAGTAGCGTCCGATCGTCTGGCTCGCTTGCAGGAATTACAAAATGTGATTACCTCTGAAGCATTGGAAAGCCGGGTTGGTACGCGATGCGATGTACTTTTGGATGGCCCGAGCAAGGTGCAATCCGGTGACGGAATGCACTGGCGGGGACGCGATCCGGCTGGGCGTGTTGTCAATGTTCCGCTTTCCACTGACTGGAACGAGAAGTCGCTGGCTGGGAAAATGCTTCCTGTTCGCGTAGTGGAGGCCAAAAAGCATTCCCTGAGAGGGGAATATCTGGGAGAGCCATGGTAG
- the pal gene encoding peptidoglycan-associated lipoprotein Pal, with amino-acid sequence MSRKRLMVMMLVLSVTAALLVGCGKKRAETMPPGATKVEVVEEPVDWGEQPAQQGPTEEELRAQRKAKAVQDLTTMIFFAFDSNELTPESRDILQSKAEILKSYRDLTMVIEGYCDERGTVEYNLALGERRARAAYDYLVILGVAPDRLSIVSFGEENPLDSGRSEQAWAKNRRDQFRVFQ; translated from the coding sequence ATGAGCAGGAAACGTCTGATGGTCATGATGTTGGTGTTGAGCGTTACCGCGGCTTTGCTTGTGGGATGCGGTAAAAAGCGTGCTGAAACCATGCCTCCCGGTGCCACGAAGGTCGAAGTGGTGGAAGAACCGGTGGACTGGGGAGAGCAGCCTGCTCAGCAGGGACCGACCGAGGAGGAGCTTCGCGCCCAGCGTAAAGCCAAGGCGGTGCAGGATCTGACTACCATGATTTTCTTTGCCTTCGATTCCAACGAGCTTACCCCGGAAAGCCGCGATATTTTGCAGTCTAAGGCGGAAATTTTGAAGTCCTATCGGGATTTGACCATGGTTATTGAGGGGTATTGCGATGAGCGTGGTACCGTGGAGTATAACCTGGCTCTGGGGGAGCGGCGTGCCAGAGCCGCCTATGATTATCTCGTGATTCTGGGTGTGGCTCCGGACCGTCTTTCCATCGTTAGTTTCGGTGAGGAGAATCCATTGGATTCCGGTCGAAGCGAACAAGCTTGGGCAAAGAATCGTCGGGATCAATTCCGTGTGTTCCAATAG
- a CDS encoding phosphatidylglycerophosphatase A family protein, with protein MSTFLNRCSVTLATLGPVGRIPMAPGTWGSAAALLLAPFLFVPLPMGGRLALLLPVLVIGVWASGRAEQVLKATDPGCIVIDELLGQWVALLPVTVPTLVHYPRLWEYALAFGLFRLFDILKPFPIRRVERLFPGGFGVMLDDLMAGLYAAAALTLLPKLANAIGLPLP; from the coding sequence ATGTCCACCTTTCTGAATCGTTGCAGTGTGACCCTGGCTACACTCGGCCCGGTGGGGCGCATCCCAATGGCTCCGGGTACTTGGGGTTCGGCCGCAGCACTGTTGCTTGCTCCCTTTCTTTTCGTCCCGCTTCCTATGGGAGGCCGCCTGGCACTCCTGCTCCCCGTATTGGTCATCGGCGTATGGGCTTCCGGCAGGGCGGAACAAGTGCTGAAGGCCACAGACCCAGGGTGCATTGTTATTGACGAACTTCTCGGTCAATGGGTCGCCCTGCTGCCCGTCACTGTTCCCACGCTCGTTCATTATCCCCGCCTTTGGGAATACGCCTTGGCCTTTGGCTTGTTCCGATTGTTCGACATTCTCAAGCCGTTTCCCATCCGCCGGGTGGAACGGCTGTTTCCCGGTGGGTTCGGTGTCATGCTCGATGATCTTATGGCGGGCTTGTATGCTGCAGCAGCCCTTACGCTATTGCCCAAACTGGCAAACGCAATCGGCCTGCCTTTGCCATAA
- a CDS encoding histidinol phosphate phosphatase domain-containing protein — MIDLHTHSTFSDGELIPAELIRRARHVGYEALAITDHADAANMEFILSHVPRMTALGHFWDITVFAGVELTHMPPGLIAEYTNKARELGAQLVVVHGETVVEPVARGTNLAAIEAGVDILAHPGLITDEEVALAVEKGVALEITTRGGHSYTNGHVATLARKHGARLVIDNDAHAPRDLVSREMRRAVALGAGLTADEFDRAEANSREIVQRLLQR, encoded by the coding sequence ATGATTGATCTGCACACACATTCCACGTTTAGCGACGGCGAGTTGATTCCCGCGGAGCTTATCCGGCGGGCGCGGCATGTCGGATACGAAGCATTGGCCATTACCGACCATGCGGACGCAGCCAACATGGAGTTCATTTTGTCCCATGTCCCCCGCATGACCGCATTGGGACACTTTTGGGACATTACCGTTTTCGCTGGCGTGGAATTGACGCACATGCCTCCGGGGTTGATCGCAGAGTACACGAACAAGGCGAGAGAACTGGGTGCCCAGCTTGTGGTTGTCCATGGTGAAACCGTTGTGGAGCCTGTGGCTCGGGGGACCAACCTCGCTGCCATCGAAGCCGGGGTGGATATTTTGGCGCATCCCGGATTGATCACCGACGAGGAGGTGGCGCTGGCCGTGGAAAAAGGGGTGGCGCTGGAAATTACCACCCGTGGGGGACACAGCTACACCAATGGACACGTGGCGACCCTGGCGCGCAAGCACGGGGCTCGACTGGTCATCGACAATGACGCGCATGCCCCGCGTGATCTCGTTTCCCGAGAAATGCGCCGGGCCGTGGCACTTGGAGCCGGATTGACAGCCGATGAATTCGATCGGGCCGAGGCCAATTCCAGGGAAATCGTCCAACGACTTCTGCAACGCTGA
- a CDS encoding DUF4198 domain-containing protein → MKFFRISMMVGMVLLLLASNALAHFGMVIPERDQVTQEDKSLGLTLSFSHPFEGHGMDLVKPEKFDVYFEGKATSLLETLKPATVMDHKAWTAEYAVKRPGMYTFVMEPKAYPEPAEDNYIIHYTKTVVDAFEGGEEWNQPLGIKTEIVPLTRPFGNYAGNVFQGVVLVDGEPAPYVRVEVEYYNQDGSREAPTGRMITQEVLADGNGVFTFACPWKGWWGFAALTDADYKIEGKDVELGAVLWVEMQ, encoded by the coding sequence ATGAAATTTTTTCGAATCAGCATGATGGTTGGGATGGTGCTTTTGTTGCTTGCTTCCAATGCGTTGGCACATTTCGGCATGGTTATCCCGGAACGTGACCAAGTGACCCAGGAAGACAAAAGCCTTGGCCTGACCCTTTCGTTTTCTCATCCATTCGAGGGGCATGGAATGGATTTGGTGAAGCCCGAGAAGTTTGACGTCTATTTTGAAGGAAAGGCCACCAGTCTGCTTGAGACGCTCAAGCCTGCAACCGTGATGGACCACAAGGCCTGGACTGCGGAATATGCCGTAAAGCGCCCGGGAATGTATACCTTTGTTATGGAGCCGAAAGCCTATCCGGAACCGGCGGAAGACAACTATATCATCCATTACACAAAGACCGTGGTGGATGCCTTTGAAGGCGGTGAGGAATGGAACCAGCCTCTGGGCATCAAGACCGAGATCGTTCCGCTTACGCGGCCGTTCGGCAACTATGCGGGCAATGTCTTCCAGGGCGTTGTTCTGGTGGATGGTGAGCCTGCGCCGTACGTGCGTGTTGAGGTGGAATACTATAACCAGGACGGTTCCCGTGAGGCTCCTACGGGTCGCATGATCACGCAGGAAGTTCTGGCCGACGGAAACGGCGTCTTTACGTTTGCCTGCCCGTGGAAGGGCTGGTGGGGTTTTGCGGCGTTGACCGATGCTGATTACAAAATCGAAGGAAAGGATGTGGAACTCGGTGCCGTGCTGTGGGTTGAGATGCAGTAG
- a CDS encoding MotA/TolQ/ExbB proton channel family protein, protein MTELMPETGILTMLMGATVVVKCVLGFLLLMSLWSWTIIFTKLFTVNRARKMVSEGYEAFLKAGDLGSGLQELGHSPGSPLTLLSTKAVREFRSLERAEIERDRKRALVKDTLRRMLRQGITAELKRLSRQLPFLATCANAAPFIGLFGTVWGIMDAFHEIGRQESAALTTVAPGISEALVATAIGLGVAIPATIAYNYFRSVLQEVQGEMINFAGAFLNRVEREVSWANSKSRRNGMEE, encoded by the coding sequence ATGACCGAACTGATGCCTGAAACTGGAATTTTGACCATGCTCATGGGCGCGACCGTTGTGGTCAAATGCGTCCTGGGCTTTTTACTGCTGATGTCGCTGTGGAGCTGGACCATTATTTTCACCAAGCTGTTCACCGTGAACCGGGCCAGAAAAATGGTCAGCGAAGGGTATGAGGCGTTTCTCAAGGCCGGTGACCTGGGGTCCGGGTTACAGGAATTGGGCCACTCCCCTGGATCGCCTTTGACTTTGTTGAGTACTAAGGCCGTGCGGGAGTTTCGTAGTCTGGAACGAGCCGAGATTGAGCGCGACCGCAAACGTGCTTTGGTTAAGGATACTCTCCGTCGTATGTTGCGGCAGGGCATTACTGCCGAGCTGAAGCGACTCTCCCGCCAACTTCCCTTTTTGGCAACGTGCGCCAATGCCGCTCCGTTTATCGGCTTATTCGGCACGGTATGGGGAATTATGGATGCGTTCCACGAAATAGGCAGGCAGGAGTCCGCAGCCCTGACTACCGTGGCACCGGGGATTTCCGAGGCGCTTGTCGCCACGGCCATCGGGCTTGGTGTGGCCATCCCCGCAACCATTGCCTACAACTATTTTCGCAGCGTCCTGCAGGAAGTGCAGGGCGAGATGATCAATTTCGCCGGGGCGTTCCTCAACCGCGTGGAGCGAGAAGTCTCCTGGGCCAATTCCAAATCGCGCCGCAACGGCATGGAGGAGTAG
- a CDS encoding glycosyltransferase, with protein MSVRVYYHLSQYVSHCVAGTNAVSALRKAGVELVDSPQAADVIIVHDEPSVYPSWSTRYAGIKRLVAYCVWEAVVLPEQYRRNLLGFDRVWTCTPFSAQAFQDAGFVNVDVVPHVVPPHAPSDDDVAFMRERIGYRPDVRYFYTIVDSINPRKNFSTLLHVFTSTLGRDPNVRLIVKQYREPWDVGSLPNVVDVSEHLSKGEMQALHEVGDVYISAHHAEAWGLPLSEAMAAGNPVIATGFSGNMFFMNDENSFPVRYHETSVSDAMLRAVPLFTPDMRWGNIDEGHLAYLLRKVSRGRIPAGLPRAARKEMQRFSPRSVGMLMKNLLDLLHAPST; from the coding sequence ATGAGTGTCCGGGTTTACTACCATCTTAGTCAATATGTGAGCCATTGTGTGGCCGGGACCAATGCTGTCTCGGCTCTACGCAAAGCCGGCGTGGAGCTTGTGGATTCTCCTCAGGCCGCTGACGTGATCATTGTACATGACGAACCGTCTGTATATCCGTCCTGGAGCACACGATATGCGGGGATAAAAAGGCTTGTGGCCTACTGCGTGTGGGAGGCTGTTGTCCTTCCTGAACAGTATCGCCGGAATCTTTTGGGATTTGACCGTGTTTGGACATGTACGCCCTTTTCGGCCCAAGCCTTCCAAGACGCCGGGTTTGTGAATGTGGACGTTGTGCCGCACGTGGTGCCGCCGCATGCCCCAAGTGATGACGACGTAGCCTTCATGAGGGAGCGGATCGGATATCGACCTGATGTTCGTTATTTTTATACGATTGTTGACTCGATAAACCCTCGAAAAAATTTTTCAACCCTGTTGCATGTTTTCACGTCAACGCTTGGGCGGGATCCCAATGTTCGGTTGATTGTCAAGCAATACCGAGAGCCTTGGGATGTTGGTTCACTACCAAATGTCGTTGACGTTTCAGAACACCTTTCCAAAGGGGAAATGCAGGCGCTGCATGAAGTCGGCGATGTGTACATAAGCGCGCATCATGCCGAGGCATGGGGGCTTCCACTGTCGGAGGCCATGGCAGCGGGTAATCCCGTGATCGCTACCGGCTTTTCCGGGAATATGTTTTTTATGAATGATGAAAACAGCTTTCCGGTACGCTATCATGAGACTTCGGTATCCGATGCCATGCTTCGTGCTGTCCCATTGTTTACCCCGGACATGCGGTGGGGCAACATTGACGAAGGGCACTTGGCCTACTTGCTGCGCAAGGTTTCCCGGGGGCGGATTCCTGCGGGGTTGCCCAGGGCGGCTCGCAAGGAGATGCAGCGTTTCTCGCCGCGGTCCGTGGGGATGCTGATGAAGAATTTGTTGGATCTGTTGCATGCGCCGAGTACATAA
- the tolR gene encoding protein TolR, with protein MGVLSGGDNDGLLAEINVTPFVDVMLVLLIIFMVTAPMLTQGVDVELPQTKAVKNLPQDQEHMVLSIDVDGSIFLDEYPVELDQLESMLAKHVTEQKKELFLRADQAVSYGLVVRVMGEAKAAGIESLGVVAEEPKPSRDGKATP; from the coding sequence ATGGGCGTGCTCTCCGGCGGCGACAATGACGGCCTGCTGGCGGAAATCAACGTCACTCCTTTTGTGGACGTTATGCTGGTGCTGTTGATCATTTTTATGGTCACAGCCCCCATGCTGACCCAGGGAGTGGACGTGGAGTTGCCGCAGACCAAGGCCGTAAAGAACCTGCCTCAGGACCAGGAACACATGGTGCTGAGCATTGATGTGGACGGCTCGATTTTTTTGGACGAATACCCTGTGGAATTGGATCAGCTGGAATCCATGCTCGCCAAACATGTTACCGAGCAAAAAAAAGAACTGTTTCTTCGGGCAGACCAGGCCGTTTCCTATGGACTCGTGGTGCGGGTAATGGGCGAGGCCAAGGCCGCGGGAATCGAATCCCTGGGCGTGGTGGCGGAAGAGCCCAAGCCGTCGCGTGACGGTAAGGCGACTCCCTGA
- a CDS encoding peptidoglycan recognition protein family protein codes for MRIGWFLLVALLLGNIVLANTAHIWRFDSVVVHHSATREGDYALIRHLHKQRGWNDAAYQLVMSNGTRSLPPGALEASGRYRHLLPGPATSNQPANLGGLHLCIIGNYQNDPLPEHMQIALGHVLRELCQKFHISQERVLFHRDVNATLCPGQYIQKEDVLRWMNQKADQCPPDLAKQHKQILETAGLSLESYPGLLVALHGGSVLAGLLIFALARKIRTRKKHSNRHTSDIPRRSDQRKRYDNATPGVRYPRQR; via the coding sequence ATGCGCATCGGCTGGTTTCTCCTTGTCGCTCTCCTTCTCGGAAACATTGTCCTGGCGAACACTGCCCACATATGGCGGTTCGACTCGGTTGTGGTCCATCACTCCGCCACCCGGGAGGGAGACTACGCCCTGATCCGACACCTGCACAAACAGCGCGGATGGAACGACGCAGCCTACCAACTGGTCATGTCCAACGGCACCAGATCGCTGCCGCCGGGCGCGCTGGAGGCCAGCGGGCGATACCGGCACCTGCTCCCCGGTCCCGCCACCAGCAACCAGCCAGCCAACCTGGGAGGACTTCACCTCTGCATCATCGGTAACTACCAAAACGATCCTCTGCCCGAGCATATGCAAATCGCCCTTGGACACGTTCTGCGGGAGCTTTGCCAAAAATTTCACATTTCGCAAGAACGGGTTTTATTTCACCGCGATGTCAATGCAACCCTGTGCCCCGGGCAGTATATTCAGAAAGAGGATGTCCTCCGCTGGATGAACCAAAAAGCCGATCAATGCCCACCGGACCTTGCCAAGCAGCATAAGCAGATTCTTGAGACTGCTGGATTATCTCTGGAAAGTTATCCAGGCCTTCTGGTGGCTCTTCATGGCGGATCAGTGTTGGCCGGACTTCTCATTTTTGCACTGGCACGAAAAATCAGGACCCGTAAAAAGCACTCTAATCGTCACACCAGCGACATCCCACGTCGCTCGGATCAGCGGAAACGGTACGACAACGCCACTCCCGGCGTACGCTATCCGCGACAACGCTGA